The Bos indicus x Bos taurus breed Angus x Brahman F1 hybrid chromosome 15, Bos_hybrid_MaternalHap_v2.0, whole genome shotgun sequence genome includes a window with the following:
- the C15H11orf97 gene encoding uncharacterized protein C11orf97 homolog, whose translation MREEEAAAVVTVPQAGRDGEQPGPPAGLGCAAVRGEPGGGGPQESRKQWKKFLYCEPHKRIKEVLEEELYIKRDECHIKHPPAVALEGIWSIKRNLPVGGLKPGLQSRNSLLPQAKYYSRHGGLRR comes from the exons ATGAGGGAGGAGGAGGCCGCGGCAGTCGTGACGGTGCCTCAGGCGGGCCGCGATGGCGAGCAGCCCGGGCCTCCCGCAGGCCTGGGGTGCGCGGCGGTGCGCGGAGAACCGGGCGGCGGTGGTCCCCAGGAGTCCCGCAAGCAGT GGAAGAAGTTTTTATATTGTGAACCACATAAGAGAATTAAGGAAGTACTCGAGGAAGAACTTTATATTAAAAGAGATGAATGCCACATTAAACATCCACCTGCAG TGGCCCTGGAAGGGATTTGGAGCATTAAAAGGAACCTCCCTGTGGGAGGCTTGAAGCCAGGACTGCAGAGCAGGAACAGCTTACTGCCACAAGCCAAATACTATTCAAGGCACGGAGGCCTGAGAA